The sequence GCAGACAACACATTGACTGAGTGGGAATTTCAGCCAGCATACTACTATCAGGTTCAATCTACATCTTTGCACAGCACTATGATAGGCACTCCATTTACTGGATTGCACTAACAATTGACTTCTCATACATTTTCTTCTAACAGTTAGCGGCAACTTACTTGAGGGAGAAGAGGTATGCCATCGAATGCTCGTCATCAATGGCTAACCTTACAACAGAAGTTAATGGAGTACCTGAGTCAGTAATGCCTTCTGTATATGTTGGCCAATATGTGCGCTTGTTTGAGCAAGGAGATACAGTTAGTCTACTACCGTAAGCTCCTTGATACTTGTTTTCAAAAAATTATAACACATTTTTTATATGGATATGAATATGAATAGTTATGCCTCAATCTCATTGCAGCCTTTCTGATACTGAATACACCAGCTATGCTTTGTCAGAAGCTGAAAGGTTTCAAGATTCTTATGAGATAATAGCATTGTTCAGAAAAGCTTATGAATCATTTCAGAGCCTAGGTGCTACAAGAATGGCTTCTGCCTGTAGCAGTGGAATGGCCATAGAATATTATGCAGCTGCTGATTTTAGCAACGCAAAACAGCTTTTTGATAGTGTTGCTGGTCTATACCGTCAAGAGGGTTGGACCAGTTTGCTCTGGGAGAACCTAGGATACTTGAGAGAGTGCTCAATGAAACTTAATTCTCCCAAGGATTTTATCAGCTATTCCCTAGAGATGGCTGCATTACCATTATTTTctggtagtggagaggaaaatcgAGAAAACAAAATTAAGAGTGGGCCTGCAGGTTCCCCTACCATTTCCAGGAGAGAGAATATACAGCAGGAAGTTATTAATGTTTTGGAAAGAAAACAGTCATCAGAAGGAACATATGATGGATTTAATAATGCGATAGAAGAAGTTACTCACCTTGATATTGATCAGATAAGTCCGCTAAGAATGGTGCTTACTGCATCTGTTGCTTTTCATGATCAATCTGTAAAACCTGGTTCACCTCTGCTTGTCAGCGTGTCACTCTTATCTCATCTTCCTTCTCCAGTTGTGGTTGATCAGTTGGAGGTTCAGTTCAATCAATCTGACTGTAACTTTGTGATGCATAGTGCACAGGAAGACTCACTCCCTTCATATTCAAATTTGCATGGCCAAGTTATTCAAGATACTTCTTCTCTTACTCTCTTCACCAATAGATGGATGCGGTTGACACATGAAGTAAAATCAGGTACCATCGGTATATATACTTGTCATGATCAGGAACCTTGAGTCATTGACAATACTTTTATACTTCGTTTCATTAAGCGTTCATCCACTCAGTTGTGTTACCGTGCTAATATCTATTGTAAATTAAATTGTGCTGGTTGCCTGGCCCTGTATTTGATGTAATACGTGAGCTAGGAACTCCATGTGGGGGACCTGGATTAGCAAAAGCTAGATACTTTATGTATTTTAGCGCTAAAGAGAATCAGAAAGCCCAGAAATATTATTTTGATTTGTTTTAGCCAAAATCATTTCTTTTAGGATGTTATTGCCATGCCAAGGGAAGGATAAAAATTCTATGGAAATCACCACTAGCCAGGGAATCTGGGAAAGTAAATATAATGTCAAATTGTCAATTGAAGAGAAATATGTAATCCTTAGGTTATCCGTCATCGTCCAATGAGATTTTTCTTGAAATAAAATAGCATGATCCATACCCATGGCATATTATGGATTCATGATAAATACATAGTGATATGATGTTATTGATGTATCCTGTGACATGTATGATAAAAAGATGTATCATCTATATTTTTATCAAACATGCTGGAGAGCTGCACAACTTCGTATTAGAGATAGGAAAGAAAGAACTGGTCTCATACAATCTGCCAAGGGGCAAAGCTCAAAGTCTAGACCACACATACACACACAATGTGTACCACCACTTGGGCGCTCAGCAAAAAGAGCTCAAACAAGTGagaaatggcctcccaactttctagcatctGCATTATCTAGAGCTGCACCTTTTCATAGATTTCTTGTTGAACCGAGCTAATATTTAGAGTGaacatgcgatatgatgtatgcatATACTGATATACATAAGGTAGATCAAAGTTGGGAAAACAAATCCGGTGAGAATAAAGACTTAACATATTGTATAACAATGAAAAATGGAGGAAATAGAGTAACTATTAGCTATTGAGaaactccccccccccccccgaaaaCGCAGGAGAGCTCCGCATCATTATAGTAACAAGAAAAGAGTTTTGGCCATAGCGATATGTCCCTTATCTGGTTGTGGTAAAAATGGGATACATCCATTTTGAGTAAAAGATGACATTCTCTCAAAAGAATTGTCATGTTATATGCTATCTTAAGCCAAAACTGCAGTGATTGcttaacatttccatccatgtgtgTTATTACTCTTAGCATTTACATGTACTGTAAGCATGCCATATGACGTATGCATATACTGTTATGCCTAAGGTTGGGAAAAAATCTGGTGAAACAAATGCTTATAATTTTTGGTAAAAGAAAAACACAAACGCTTACCATTTTCTGTTTAAAAAAGGGAATGCTTAACATCAATTGAATAATAGTAATAGTAATAGTAATGATGATGATAGTAAcaataataatattttttaagAAACAAAATCAAACTGTTAAGTTATGAAGGAACCAGCCATGTGATATGTTGACTAGTTACCTAGCTGTGGTAAAAATGGGTATAACCATTTTGAGTAATAAGCATCATATAAAGAATTGTCATGTGATGTTCCATCTTGAAAGCTGAAACTACAATTTGTTTTTTAGTTCGCTTAGTTTTTAGAGGGCTTTGCCTATTTGTTACTTGGTATTCGAACATTTGAGCTGAAAGTTTCCTTGGCATACATGTTTGGTGATGGTTTTCCTACCACTAATTCCACAGCGGAGCTAACATTATGAGTACATCCTGCAGGAAAGAGTGGAAAGCTAGAATGTTTGTCTGTGAAGGCGACAATAAGCAAACACCTTGTGATTTGCTGCCA is a genomic window of Zea mays cultivar B73 chromosome 5, Zm-B73-REFERENCE-NAM-5.0, whole genome shotgun sequence containing:
- the LOC109940000 gene encoding LOW QUALITY PROTEIN: trafficking protein particle complex subunit 11-like (The sequence of the model RefSeq protein was modified relative to this genomic sequence to represent the inferred CDS: inserted 1 base in 1 codon), with translation MEDYPEELRTPPVSLVSIVGCPELHPSISTALSSQQPPMNTLALPDFAKASILARSVKPRDPLAPPQPPAGILKKDWLLKHRTRVPAAVAALFRADQVSGDPAQWLQACSDLENLKSAIQGKNTKSVVVLVQAQANDELSEDVIVALRKRAEIDSKHLVVLVEHDEAEWNRSLNKLKNVFVELCAAFYKEEGRRIKARIEKKNFASVELSIRYCFKVAIYAEFRRDWPEALKFYEEGVRVLREMIGTSTRLPPTQRLVEIKAVAEQFHFKISTLLLHAGKVVEAITWFRKHIKSYERVVGTPEVAFLHWEWFSRQFLVFGELIETTSTTIPDTLSPRFGTADNTLTEWEFQPAYYYQLAATYLREKRYAIECSSSMANLTTEVNGVPESVMPSVYVGQYVRLFEQGDTVSLLPLSDTEYTSYALSEAERFQDSYEIIALFRKAYESFQSLGATRMASACSSGMAIEYYAAADFSNAKQLFDSVAGLYRQEGWTSLLWENLGYLRECSMKLNSPKDFISYSLEMAALPLFSGSGEENRENKIKSGPAGSPTISRRENIQQEVINVLERKQSSEGTYDGFNNAIEEVTHLDIDQISPLRMVLTASVAFHDQSVKPGSPLLVSVSLLSHLPSPVVVDQLEVQFNQSDCNFVMHSAQEDSLPSYSNLHGQVIQDTSSLTLFTNRWMRLTHEVKSGKSGKLECLSVKATISKXPCDLLPC